Below is a genomic region from Zerene cesonia ecotype Mississippi chromosome Z, Zerene_cesonia_1.1, whole genome shotgun sequence.
GATAATATGTTAGCTCTGAACCATATTATCATCACAATTCACATgtctattttcaaaaattacataaatcagTGTCAATTCAATAGAAGCATGTTAGCTGGGTAAAAAAACGGGATAAGGAATATTTTGTGTCCCTAAATGGCGAACATTGTACAGCATCTCCATTTGCTGACTATATCTGTCTAGTAAACACATTGTTATTACCTTCTTCCGCCTCTCGAAGCCCCTGACCCCTTTATACCTATATTAGGCGTATACTACTTAAAACATGTATTCAATATATAGTTTGGGCacttaaaatttctaaatataaattagttatattcAGTTAATCCTTAAAATTGACCGtacaaattgatttatagCCAACAATATGGAGCCAATCCTTTGATTTATCCGTTATTGTTCTTATAGTGtaagttattataaacacgagCTATCTGTTTTCTATCTAATAGACACGAAGTACATACTATGTATAGTGTATATTTAGAATAGGTTATGCATTGCAGAATCTAAACGCCATCTTGAAGACTCAGAAAATACAACTATAATAGTACAATAATGTACTGCATCACCGTTATAGATCCCTACTGCAATGTTATTACAAgaatacacaaaattattattagctacataatataatttgtaattacaataaataattgcaagACGAAATATGCGTCAGTTCTTGTTGATTAGGTACCCTAGTGGTCATTCTATTGAAATTGGTATCGATTTATGAATCATGTTCAAAATTAACacagaaaatatacaattacttTTAAGTAACAGGCggtttattcaatattttaataatacactaCAGCTCGTCACTCGTTCGCAGACTTCGAAGCagaattatatacttacataaagTGACTATTTCAACACTTTACGTCTTATATCAGTATTACTAagcgttttaaatttagaaagacattatttatctttgaacTGGTTACCTTAAAGAACATAAATCAGTCACTGGTCCTGGGATTTTTACATTCCGATAAGGCGAGTTTAGTTTTTCAAAACACTCGTAACTGATATAGGTAAAGATTTCAAATTGTAATGAATTGGATACTTTGACGGGTACACTCAAAGACGCTGTTTGGtgaaatgtaaattgtaaacattGGCTTTCATCCGAGCCTGTGTTTACATAAGATCTTGAAcgcattatttacaatttggcGTTAAGTAGAACAGATGTTTCGAATCCGGGATAGATCACTTTTTTAAGTATTGGTAATGGCTAGTTCCTGCATAATTTTAGCTTGAAATTTAGCAATAATATTCTGAGAGTTTAGCTTTATACGAACTAGTCACATAAGTTAAGTTGGTGAGTCACTAACTAACTCCATAACTCTTAATGCTTAGTATTTTTACAAGAATGTGAATAGGACGTTACTTAAGTAGATAAAACAGTTTCTCCGAATTAAAAACCATAatctgatataaatatttatcatgtttATATGATAACTTAATATTAGTTTGTTAATTATACTCGCTTCAATAAGACGATAATATTTATGGTCTTATTGAAGTGGTATACGGATTcctataataaaaagataaatagcAAAATGCACATAAGCATTTAAGATATCCGATTTCTAGTGATCAGAATGATCGTCCACATTTAAGGTTGAACACTTACAAACCATTTGATGTGTAAAGCTTGCAACAAGGTTTTATATGAGAGTTACGACTGCCCGCCCTTTTTATTCTTTGGTTAGTGTCGCTAGTATAAGACCCTAGGTGCGTATCTGCGCTTAAGTATTATCATCATATACCGCTAGTTCTCAAGACCTCTCTCTTTCTCTAACCAACTTTAGAACCTATTTTGTAATCATTCCAAGTCTTACCAGGTCTCGTGCAGTCCGGCCTTCCATTCCTTACAGCAGTATCTGGTAAGGGTTTTCCGTCTGGGGTGACGCACCAACAGCCAGCAGCCGCACCGGCAGCTGCACACTGCACTGCAGCATATGTACCGTCAGCACGACACTTGGGAACGAAGGCCGCTCGTCTCCCGCTCTGTGCGTTTAACGCATATCGCAGAACCGTGAGGCAAGACGATTGACCATctagaataaaacaattagcTGAAATTCTTCTAGCGTAATGTAGACTTGTAATTTGTGTTTGTAGCATACGGACGcagtttttcttaaattaatagtaCTGCTAAAATGACAAAAGATGAAAAGGGCCGTGCCTAAATCAagaagttaatttaaatcttgCCTATTATTATACAGAAAGTTTTGTAACATAagcaaaattcaaatatgtgGCAATGTTCCGCGCAGAAGTATTTCATCGGGATCTTAACGCACCTGGAAGTTGtcaacgaaatatttttttaaggctTCAGAGCGCGTCGTCCAGCCTTTTCTTAAACATGCTATCGTTTCCTAATTGCAACAACTAATTGTTTCATCAAAAAATATCctgtatagataaaaaatgacGTAATCTTCCTTAATTTATCTGTTAAGATTTCATAGCCCATCTTCAATTGGAACAAAAACCTTAATCTTGCTCTAAGAATTTATTTCGCAGAATCCGTACGGAGAATGGATATTCAAAAGGATTGCTTCAAAAGGTATCTCGATCTAAACTATCATCAAACAGAATATGCCGCTAAAGCTCTGCTGAGAATTTACAATGTTAGTgagtaaattaatatctaactttagaagaaaaaaaaaacaaccttAGCTGGGaagttttaattcaaactatgggtaattaaatttatattcttaagaATAACTTGTTAGTAATCATGATTATTAAAGATCGAATTTATGAAcctattttcaaatttacgTCTATACCAAAGACTATCTGGTGAAGGTAACTAAAAAACAGatctttatttcaatgatttgattttaaatccAAACATGGCGTGTAGCAGACGAACACAGCCACTAAATTCATCTCAGATATATAACAGTGATAGAGAAATCAATTTCATATCAGCTTTGCACACATAATGTGAATATGTATAGATGAGCTGTCGCGTCGTTTGTAGagattgatttaatattgGCAGCATGGCTACGGATTTATAATGAATCACTCAGAAAGATGACGATAAAATACTAATTGCAGATGTGTTTCATATTGCAACTTAATACATTAATCGGAATGTAAGGAATTATTGTCGTCTAATTATAGAAGTCTGTATTACCGCATGcactcaataattttataaaatcatataaacatGTATATCGTTATAGGTATTACGATGTATAAAGGGAACCTGAAGTTATcttataattgaaatgtacACCATGCTGTACATCGTGTTTAAAGGTTTTCACTAGTTATTTAACGCAGCGACTGCAACTTAAACTCTTAAAATAGACTTACCAATGCAAGGGCCTCTATGAGCTACAGTGACCGGCTCTCCATTGCACTGAACCTTCATAATGTGACACTTGGAAGGGTAGGTTCTGCCATCGGTCCCGCATATAACCCGATTGCTGTTGCCTGTATTTGCCTCACATGCTGCCACTCGGTGCGAGCAGGAATCGCTGCCGGACTGCAATTATTATGATAGCTGACAATATTGCCAAATTGTATACATTCGAACCACCTTCAGCTTCTAGCTTAGAAGCTTAGCAGAAGGCATTATTATAGCACGTTCCACCCATTTTAACCTGCCGTgatattaatgttatgtaaactATGGAAACGGCTTAATAATTGAGTAAAAAGGTTAACATTATCAGAAAATAGAGGTTATTTTATTGCCtagaatattgaaataatttcatttatattcagttCGCAGCAATGGCAATTGCGTAAAGCTTGCCAATTTTAGCTGGCAATCATTATGATATGGACTTaacgtttaaatatttctaccGATAACCATTAGTCTCAGCACTTCAATCTTTAGGaatatgtgtaatataatataatagcggTCTAATGAACTGTGACATCAAGTTAATGAAGAATCATTGGAGGTTTAACAAGGTCTTCCGATTCGATTCAAGAaccactatatatatatatacacaatatgATTACTACGAAATTGTTAATGTATGGGATGCAGTAAATATATGTCTTATACAAGTGTtggttttatatgtaatactatTAATTGATTGTAGATTTgatatacttttatacaaattatttattatgtactgaTTATACTACAAATACTACTAAATATTTGGTATGTGCATGCCGCATGGGACGACCTGTCGTGGAATACGGTAATGTTGATTATCCAAATATTTTGCGAAAATTATTGTTAGTAATTGCGtagaattataattgtttctttaaGAAGTAGATACCGCCACTGTAATACTATATGTTTTCGATCTTTCGTATTATCTTAACATAGGCCCGTGGTATGATTATGTcttagaataaaatagtacTCAAGTATTAGTggttgattaaaataatctattaaataataaaagatctATCACATGATAGGAACTTGTGCATTCAAGTTACCAAATAcacttgattaaaaaataaactaaattgctTACAAAATGGGTTAGTGTTTTTAcaagcttttattagcttcacctgttgTTGTGtctatatgtttgtatatatataagcgATTTATTTTCCGACTCGATTACGACggatagatttaattcaaactttgtagtttgtatatatagaatcggtgacaatacaattatttcatgagtttattttagtatcaGGTCCAgaagtttttgtgtaaaaacattacaaacaaaaacacaaatgtttcctctttataatattactttagaTAAGACCAAGTAAGACAATTcagttgattttataattaaatcgcGTATTTTAGCTGTTGCATcaacaatttctttttttaattcagatctccgttataaaaatgaaaaaaaatcacatactATAGagtaacaaatgttttattgattttataatttcgctGTAAGAAAACAGTATATTTCGCGtggcttttaaaaaaataataatgaaatttccaaatacatacatatatcctATGACTTTTCTTTAAGTGataatatagtctatgtttgTTTCAAACCTGTGCgattagaatataaaaaaataaataaataaatgaagatttGAATACTTGACTTTCGTATCATCCACTTTACTATATgattaatatcaaattctaGTTGGTGAAGATGTCTCATCAATCAAATACGAGCAATATATTTCAGTGTTATTGTAGCATTTAATGActgttaaagtttaaattaacaacaCTAATGATAACACGCACAGCTAACGACTTACTTAATGAATAACATAATGTGTAAcaatttctcttttatttagCCTATgcctatatatacatacaaacttgcaaaacaaacatgcataacgaaaaaaaaaattataattaccttTTCTTCTGCAGCTTCCGCAacgtaataaattaagttaagaaaaaaataattaaacactaGGTCATTGATATTCATACTGCTAAATTaggaatattttaactaatctTTCCAAATTAAGTGTTacacttttttgtaaaatgaaacaagACATTTATCAGTTAAACAAACTATAGTCTTTTTAAACATCATAATGgcatattcatattattattataccaaATCTTAACGCTTTGTTACAAGAATggtaaagcaataaattagaaaaccGTTGCAAACACGTTTGCCGGGAGAGAGACCGAAGAGTTATGAACAGAATAAACTATAAAGCACAATAAGGATATATCCCGGTACCGGATCGTCTACGAACTACGAGCAAAAAGCGCACACGCACCCCACCCACCGTTTAGGTTGAAAACTGtacaaactataaaatagAACTGGTGTTTATGTCTGTTGAgtgctttttataatttcgttCGAAAatctgtaatataatttttatgttttaataagtatCTTCAATTGCTGGATGCCATTTAATAAACTGATAGATTATCAATGATTTTAAGAGGTAGTATTTTAAAGAGGCAGAGATTTGATTCTATCTGCTTCTCAAATGTGTTGTATCATTAGTCATTTCTAAACGATTTGGTTCACgtcaaaattcaattttaaggATGTCACCAGTCCTATTATAATGTGCATCGCAATATCGATTTTGTTGTGTGTACTACGAATGACTAAGTAGTATATTTCTCTTTGCGAACCAAATATATGATAAAGGAAGCGGCGAAgattttaaaacagaaatcttAATCAAAAAACTTCTTCTAAGAcaattgcataaaaattatccGACTTTTGTAGCCATTTAATAGCATCATTTAGTCGTAGTCTGTATTTTTACAACAAGTCGAgtaaatttaatcaatcaaGCGTTCAACCCTAACATGTGACATTAAGTGTCATTTTCTGCTAATTGAATATGACATTTCGATTTTGCCCTGATcgaattatatgtttttgtcattttaaaaataaatgtatagatatatagtatctttattttcatgttttgttaaatactttaaaatcttatgatatagatagaatatatacaatactataaaattgaatcaTGAATTTTGTTGATCAACACGATGGAGGTGTAAGACGAAAAGCGCAGAACGCAAAACGCAAAGCGCAGCAAAATGCTCCTAGCATTACGCCAAGTAAtactatatgtattataatatcaaaaatacagtttaaatataatacgccAGTAATTTTCACTTCATCTTTTAAATAGAGCTTTCCCAGGTGTTTCCTCTCGTTGAAAGGTTAGGAACTTTATAGTTTTGAGACTCCATTTTATAAACAGGCGTTTAACATACCCACTGGGAATATCTTCTTAAGATGtctgtaacattatttatccAAAACATtccatgtataaaattattggaaAGTTTGGTTTGGGCCCAGATGTGTTCAAATTAAaggatcaaatattttatgaattagttCTGGTAAGTTTTCTATTATTactaagttttaattattttcagtagTCCCTTGAGCCTTCAATACTATGGACACTTAAAGGctgcataaatttttaaggacCTGGAGGTAAATCATACTTTTACAAGAgaagaaaattcaaaatttagataaaatagatATGTCACTGCGATATAAAGggtattatttatcatttatcacTCTAATATGTTCTGAAAAGATGTTAAAAACCAGTAAACATAATCTTTGATTgtgaatattgaattttaaaaaagctAATTTTTGGTATTTAAATGATGTAATAGGTGATAGGCATAGGATAAAGAAACAggtgaaataaatgttaaagcgcaacatttattttacctcTTCCTTTATTCTTTACATTTAGCAGCCTCAACAAATATGCTGTTAAGCAATATGGTCACCATATTATATGCTGAATTCatcctattattttatactagctatGCCACATAAGTATGAATCCGGTAGTATATGTTATATGGTTTATTCCccttgtccagctatctacataccaaatttcattgcaattggttcagtaggttttgcacgaaagaggaacaaacatacacatatacatacattcaatCACAatcttttgcatttataatattaataggataggaattgtaattatttttaaagtggtatgcaattttaatattaaaaaatgttatatggtTTACAATGTGCtgtttaaaatgataacattatgtatttaataagtaattaaaaaaatataattttttgttattgatggatccatttttcatttcaattacatttatttctttaaacttCCCATGGGAATGAGAATTTTCACAATGTAAATGTAGCCTACGCTACTCTTTAGCCTTTTTATTATCTCCTGacattaaaatcatatcataaaatcactCTGTTGctatttaaaagaaagataaacaaacagattAACAAATAAGCATGATTttgcatctataatattagtaaggattacTGTGATTCCAATtcttttaaacaatacaaaacctaaatataacattcaagTTATTTCCTATAAATTCTTATCacaggtataaaaataaaataacatttgtacctatattacatttttatttttcacttctTAACTTTCGTTAGTTGATAATACTTTGTTgagtttgttttgtattgtagCTGTTCACCCATATgaaattacttaaatttttgtttattaagaatcttagttattttgaaatcttCGTAATAACAGGACTACTAATTGTAATACCTTGCTTTTGTcgtaaaaaacacacaaaggAGCATCATAGTTTTAGATCTTCAACTGACCGAAATATAAGGAAAGTTTGTATTCAGTATAATCAAACTCTGAAGGGTaacatatagttattttttcacatacattttcaatttatcgtttattattttttacatgtttctctatgtatatatctttttatgcataacataaaataaatatctgcaATGTCCCCtaaaatttatgttgttaGTTAATATTACCCACACATtattcactacatagtataaaaacaaattcgctttgtctgtccctatgtccctatgtatgcttaaatcattataactacgcaattaattttgatggggtgttttttaatagatagagtgattcaagaggaatgtttatatgtataaaaagcaTCTAATAAATTACTCTTAATTTAACTTGTGTGAAACCGtggacaaaagctagtttagaataacttatatcataatttaaattattttcagctCGACACAAAACCTGTTTTCTCCGGCCGGACACTGGGCCCTGTCGAGCTGATATCATCCAATGGTATTATGATGTGAGACAAAGCAAATGCTATAGATTCTTCTGGGGTGGTTGTCAAGGCAACGGCAATCGTTTTGAAACACAGGAACAATGCTATGAACATTGCTACTTGGATATTAAAGACAGCCAAGGTAtgcgataaaattattatcaaatcatgattaagtatttttaatttttaatttagtggTCATGAAtctctaaaaaattaaaggtaaAATCATGGTCAAGTGCTGTGCTATGttcataagaaatattttgtaaagagCTATGTTcaagttttttaataagtatgattttatgttttgaatacagtttgtagtaatattaaaaaacagtcctcatttataaaaatgccaATTTGTGAATACCAAAGTACAGTTATTCTCATaaggataaattaaataccagatagaatacattatattatggaaTGTTAAGATTGTGTAGTTGCTCAAGAAAGAAGATTTAGAGAGAgtcaaaatatgaaatgcaACAGTAGTGATGAGTTTTTGTTGTTTCAGCGCAAATCCCACATTTCTGTTcgttaacatttaattatggtGACTGTTTCGGGTATTTCAATCGTTGGGCTTGGGATACATTGAGCAAGTATGTGTAATCtttaatctatattctattatatatagtatatatatattcttttggttttaatagtaattatatgaGACGTAACAGCGATAACTCatatgtacaattatttacataaaacaatccAGGTTAATGGGGTTTGtgatttaattaagattagAATATTTGGGTTATGTAGCATTTAAGGATTTGTATGCCCTTGATCATTATCTGCATAGTTAATattgatttcataattttcatcaaatgatttacaaaaaaaaatgtatttattttattattttctcagGACTTGCAAGCGCCATCTCTATTCAGGATGCGGCGGTAATCAGAACAACTTTCAAACACATCAAGAGTGCATAGAAACATGTCTCAAACCACCTAACAACACATTGAGTAGAAGTCATTCCTTCACTACTTGTATACCCGCGATAAATATCCCTGAAGTCCATTGACATAATATGTGAATCTATTTATATGGTATAAATGGTTTAAGTgtctaataaagaaataaagacaacaatgtatttaatagaattattttcttttaagtcCCTTTCGTTCCGATATTTCATAgtggaaaatatatatatcaaaacttTATGGAAGTTTTGTGAAACGaaactagatggcgctatcAGTACTATAATCAAACCGAATCCTTGGCTTCGAATGCTGTTGGGGTagcttataaacatttatttaaaaaaaattcaataaccttacaaattacaaaaacaaaattcataaaacagTTTCAACCATCGAAAGTGCAACATAAAGGAATATGTCTAATGTACATAGGTACAGTATAAAACACAAAGTAATggaattttcttaaattgaaatcactaataataaaaatcaatacataatAGTCATTACAAACCATAACAATAGAAATAGTATTTCTTACGAAACAGTCCACTTTTATTACAAAGGAAgcattaactatttattctCCATCATTTTATTCGATTATTACGTTCAACAATATGAAGTTAAGTGGACtgcacattatttatttgattttatttgtagttcAACTTGCTTATACGGTaagagattaaaaattatcgttAATAAGTTAACTTTAGGTCTAAACGTGATAGAACATGAAGCATGCacaaatttgttaatattttacggcattccaattatattataatttttttcgtaGGAAACTAAAGCAAACACGGTTAATTGCATACAAAACGGTACTGACACAGCCTTTAAACAGTACTCAAAACATATTATAGCGGCAAAACTTAAACAATTCAACatgtttttcaaaaattacataGACACGCTTAAGTACGATTTTAGAAACATTAAGCCAGAAGACGTGCAAAACAAGGCgataattaaagtttatctTTAATTGCTGCTGTATATCCACCATTTTAATTTCCAGTGTACTGTATGCAATGCTAAGGGGTTTCGCGATGATGTATCATGGAAGTTTGTTAAAGTGCCCGTGCCAAAACGAAAATACATGGTCCGCATGACAAATAGTACATCTCCATATTAATGcccaaaaataaatgaattaaatataattaaacggtttttttattacttaactaTTCGgaagtggtatgaaaaatttgCATTGATTTCGACTGGACCACTTTTTAGTCCTAAAATTAGGACGGTTCCAATTGGATGGTggatgtgttttaattatccaggatatataagtattgatatttaatgtgGCTTGAAATGTTCCGGATGTTCAAAATGTGAATCTGATCTACATTATTGATTCTCTCGTTTATGCAACATTTATATCGCTGCTCCATCATCTTAAGGTGATGTTATAAGTATAGCCCAATATGGCTATCctggattttttaatttgaagcagcacattttaaaattggcgCCTGCAACCaaccaacaaacaaaataactcttccgcattacatatatatacaactacAATAATACTTTTCTAATTACAACTTCTAGGTTATAAGTAAACAATAGCCAATAGAAAcctcataataataaatataaaatttcacaggcgcaaaatttaaaaagaattgataatgaaataactCCCCTAAACGATTGGAGCAAAACAACGTTAgggtttaaaataaagagtaTCCTGTCACAGCTCGAAGGatctacaaatattttaaggaGTGACGATGATTTTAAATCACTACTGGACCagttaaaagatatatttcatCACACGCCTACAATGAGCGCGACGCAATCCAGTGTCTGTCGCAAATGTCGAAATAAATACCTTTAAAATTGGTTATAATGGCAAATACCTTTAAAGTCTAAcgtaatatgtatacaaagtggaataaaattttcgattgattctttgtttcatttttctgACTGATCATACTTTATGAAGGTAGTCGATATGATACTTACTGACCTATGTTATTGATGTAATTATAcggacatttttatattacctagcagtaaaataaagttacataaatttgtaatacttgacagtattacaatataaaaggaaaattaGAAGGTTCTTTGagtattaaatcttaaaagaggaatcattttttatatagtaggtatttatttcCACTCTATTTCTACTATTAATAGACAATAACCACATCAATATACTTCAACTACTAAAAAAGAAAACCTAGGTACAGTCATGTGACATACGTCTGTTATCttcttattttatgaattaaaaaattaaaaagttataaaaaacgaaaatgtATTCAAACGAATTTCGAccttactttattttaatcaaaaaggAGGAAGAAAAGGGGGA
It encodes:
- the LOC119835721 gene encoding inter-alpha-trypsin inhibitor-like yields the protein MNFVDQHDGGVRRKAQNAKRKAQQNAPSITPTRHKTCFLRPDTGPCRADIIQWYYDVRQSKCYRFFWGGCQGNGNRFETQEQCYEHCYLDIKDSQAQIPHFCSLTFNYGDCFGYFNRWAWDTLSKTCKRHLYSGCGGNQNNFQTHQECIETCLKPPNNTLSRSHSFTTCIPAINIPEVH